From the genome of Thiovibrio frasassiensis:
CCGTATAACCACACCATGCACGATCTGGTGGAGTCTGTTGATGAGTTTCTACCCGGCGAACTGGCGGGTCTGGGGACAGACCTTAAGGCCTGGGATGGATTTCAGGATATCTGCGATATAGAGAGCTACTCCATCACTCCCCCGACCATGGGGCAGATAGGCGGCATGCTCAAACTTGCCTTGGAAGTTCAGTCGCGAATTATGACCTCTGTTATTAATTGATTGTATTATAAGGAGAAAGACCATGGCGAGAAAAGATGTAGAGGCATTGCTGATTGCCGGCGGCGGAGACAAACATGTCCGGGCCAAATATGATGTCCCTGGTACCCGAGAGGAGTTTGTCGCTCTGGCCGCGGAAGACGGCTATCATTTCACCGTTGAGGAGCTTGATGTGGTGCTGAAAGAGTCAGGCGATGTCTTTGAAAAAAACGGCAACCCGGCCAAGCGCCAGATCTGGTGGGTGTGAGGGGGGACTTTCATCCTGTTTTGCCAATGAGCAAGGCATGGCAAGAAGGTGCATTGACAGGCAGACCACCCCGCTGCTCTGCCTGAGCAGATATCTGTTGCAGTAAGAACCCGAAGGGGCCAGACAAAAATGTCTGGCCCCTTCTTTTTTGTCGCAAAGGTTACACAACCCTCCTTCGCCTCTTTTTCCTCCCGAGTCTTTCCGCCAAGATTAATCCGTATAACAGCAAGTAATCACTTGATAAAATAATATTTTCCCTGCGTGGCACACCCCTTGCTCTTATACCTTTGCAAATCATAGCACAGGAGTATGAAAGCCATGGAAGCAGCCTTACTGGAACGACAGGATTCGATACACCGCACCGGGGAGGCCCCCTTTGCCATGGACTGCAACAAGGACAGCCTGGCTGGGGCGGTGAGCCAGCGGGCCTGCGTCTTCTGCGGTTCCCGGGTGGTGCTCTATCCCATTGCCGACGCCCTGCATCTGGTGCACGGCCCCATCGGCTGCGCGGTCTACACCTGGGATATCCGGGGCGCGCTCTCCTCCGGCCCGGAGTTGCACCGGATGAGCTTTTCCACGGATATGCAGGAGATTGACGTCATCTTCGGCGGCGAGAAAAAACTCCACAACGCCCTGGTTGAACTCATCGACCGGCACAGCCCCAAGGCGGCCTTTGTCTATTCCACCTGCATCGTGGGGATCATCGGCGATGACATGCAGGCGGTATGCCGCAAGGTGAGCGAAGAAAAAGGGATTCCGGTCCTGCCCGTGCAGTCGGAAGGGTTCAAGGGCAACAAGCGGGCCGGCTACCAAGCTGCCTGCAATGCCATGCGGCAACTGGTGGGCATGGGCGATATCAGCGGAATCTCCAAGTACAGCCTCAATATCCTGGGCGATTTCAATCTCGCCGGGGAGATCTGGCTGATCCGCGAATACTTCAGCCGGATGGGCGTCGAGGTGGTGGCCAATATCACCGGTGACGGCAGGGTGGGAGATATCCAGCGGGCCCACGGCGCCGCACTCAATGTGGTGCAGTGCTCCGGTTCCACCATGGATCTGGCCCGGATGATGGAAAAAGACTACGGGATCCCCTCGTTGCGGGTCTCCTATTTCGGGGTGGAGGACATGGCCGAGTCGCTCTATGCGGTGGCCGAGTTTTTCAAGGATGAAGAGATGATGCAGCGCACCCGGGAGCTGGTCAAGGAGGAGCTTTCCCTGATCATGCCGGAACTCATGCGGTACCGGAAGGCCCTTGCCGGCAAGCGGGCGGCCATCTATGTGGGCGGCGCCTTCAAGGCGTTTTCCCTGGTCAAAGCGTTCCGCACCATCGGCATGCAGGTGGTTATGGTCGGTTCCCAGACCGGGACCCCGGAGGATTATGAAGAGCTGGCCGAGATCACCGATCCGGGCACCATCATCGTCGACGATTCAAATCCCCTGGAGCTCTCCGCCTTTCTCCGGGAAAAGGATGTGGACATCTTTGTGGGCGGGGTCAAGGAGCGGCCCATTGCCTATAAGCTGGGGGTTGCCTTTTGCGACCATAACCACGAGCGCAAGGAGATGCTCGCCGGCTTCAGCGGCATGCTCAACTTTGCCCGCGAGGTCTACTCCTCGGTGATGAGCCCGGTCTGGCGCTTTGTGCCCCGGAAAGAATAGACCCTCACCCCACCCCTCTCCCCGAGGGAGAGGGAGATTCTGCAAAGAAACCGGGTTGAGGCGTCCCTTCTCCCTGGGGGAGAAGGACAGGATGAGGGGGGAGAAGACCTGCCCCGCAAGCGTTAGAAGAGGTTAACCGAGATGACCAAAATGCCCCCCCAGTATGTCTCCACCACCAATGCCTGCAAGCTGTGCAAGCCGCTGGGCGCCAGCCTCGCCTTTCGGGGCGTGGAAGGGGCGGTCCCCTTTCTCCACGGCTCCCAGGGCTGCGCCACCTACATGCGGCGCTATATCATCAGCCATTTCAACGAGCCCATCGACATCGCCTCCTCCTCGCTGGGGGAGAAGAACGCCGTTTACGGCGGCGGCGCGAACCTGAAGCTTGGGTTGAAAAACGTGACGGAGAAGTACCACCCGGCGCTCATCGGCATAGCCACCACCTGCCTCACCGAAACCATCGGTGACGATGTGAAGAGGTTGCTCTTCGAGTACCGGCAGGAGTTTATGCAGGACGGCGGCCCGCTCTTGGTGCAGGTTTCCACCCCGAGCTATTCGGGCACCCATATGGAGGGGTTTCATGCGGCGGTGCGGGCTCTGGTCGAGCAGCTG
Proteins encoded in this window:
- a CDS encoding Nif11-like leader peptide family natural product precursor, whose amino-acid sequence is MARKDVEALLIAGGGDKHVRAKYDVPGTREEFVALAAEDGYHFTVEELDVVLKESGDVFEKNGNPAKRQIWWV
- the nifE gene encoding nitrogenase iron-molybdenum cofactor biosynthesis protein NifE yields the protein MEAALLERQDSIHRTGEAPFAMDCNKDSLAGAVSQRACVFCGSRVVLYPIADALHLVHGPIGCAVYTWDIRGALSSGPELHRMSFSTDMQEIDVIFGGEKKLHNALVELIDRHSPKAAFVYSTCIVGIIGDDMQAVCRKVSEEKGIPVLPVQSEGFKGNKRAGYQAACNAMRQLVGMGDISGISKYSLNILGDFNLAGEIWLIREYFSRMGVEVVANITGDGRVGDIQRAHGAALNVVQCSGSTMDLARMMEKDYGIPSLRVSYFGVEDMAESLYAVAEFFKDEEMMQRTRELVKEELSLIMPELMRYRKALAGKRAAIYVGGAFKAFSLVKAFRTIGMQVVMVGSQTGTPEDYEELAEITDPGTIIVDDSNPLELSAFLREKDVDIFVGGVKERPIAYKLGVAFCDHNHERKEMLAGFSGMLNFAREVYSSVMSPVWRFVPRKE